Sequence from the Terriglobales bacterium genome:
TGAGCCCCGCATCACGCAAGATGCCGGTGAGCGCTTCGATGTCGCCGTGGGCGTCGCCGATCGCCACCACGCGCTCGGAGGCGCCGAGCGGGACGGCAGTGGACGGCAGAAGCAGCAGGACCGCGGCCACGGCCGACCAGCGCCGGATCTTGGAAACCGAAGTCATGGCATCTTCCTGAACCCTTGGATGCTGCGCCGGCGGGCGCCGCCATGGGTCCAGCCCCGAATCGCTTTAGTGTACGCCATCGCCGGTTTCTTTTGGCGGCGGCTTTCCGGTAGATTTAAGGATTCCATGCTCGACCTTGCCTTCGTCCGGGAGAACCTCGCGCTGGTGGAAGAAAAGCTGCGGCAGCGCGGGCTGGATCCCGCCGCGCTGCTGGGCGACTTCCATGCCCTGGACGCGGAGCGCCGGCGCCTGATCACCGAAGCGGAGACGCTGCAGGCGGAACGCAACCGCAAGTCGGAAGAGATTGCGCGGCTCAAGCGCGAGAAGCAGGATGCAGCCGCGCTGATCGCCGAAACCAAGGTGCTCCGTGAGCGGGCGGAGGAGAAGCAGAAGCGGGCGGAAGAAAAAGAGACCGCACTGCGCGCGCTGCTGGCCTCGATCCCGAACCTGCCGCACGTGAGCGTTCCCGTGGGCTCGGGGCCCGAGCAGAACCGCGAAGAGCGCCGCTGGGGCGCTCCGCCCAAGTTCGATTTCGCGCCCAGGCCGCACTGGGAGCTGGGCGAGCAGTTGGGCATCCTCGACCTGCCGCGGGCGGCCAAGCTTTCCGGAGCGCGCTTCGCCGTCTACTGGGACGTGGGCGCGCGGCTGGAACGGGCCCTGGCCAACTTCATGCTCGATGTGCATACGCGGGAGCACGGCTACACCGAAGTGCTGCCCCCGTTCCTGGTGAACTCCGATTCGCTGTACGGGACGGGCCAACTGCCCAAGTTCGCCGGCGACCTGTTCAAGTGCGAGAACGCCGACCTGTGGCTGGTGCCCACGGCCGAAGTCCCGGTGACCAACCTGTACCGCGACGAGGTCCTGGAGGCGGCGCAGCTTCCGCTCTCGCTCACCGCCTACACGCCCTGCTTCCGCAGCGAGGCCGGGTCGTACGGCAAGGACGTGCGGGGCATCATCCGCCAACACCAGTTCCAGAAGGTGGAGCTGGTGAAGTTCGCGCATCCGGAAAAGTCCTATGACGAGCTGGAGAAGCTGACGCGCGACGCAGCCACGGTGCTGGAAAAGCTGGGGCTGCACTACCGGGTGGTGACCTTGTCCACCGGCGACATGGGCTTCGCCGCCGCCAAGACCTACGACATCGAGGTATGGCTGGCCGGGCAGCAGGTGTTCCGCGAGATCTCGTCCTGCTCGAACTTCGAAGCTTTTCAGGCGCGGCGCGCCAACATCCGCTTCCGCCGCGAAGGCAAAGGCAAGAGCGAGTTCGTGCACACGCTGAACGGGAGCGGACTGGCCATCGGGCGCACCTGGGTGGCGCTCATCGAGCACTACCAGCAGGCCGACGGTTCGGTGATGATTCCGGAAGCGCTGCGGCCGTACGTGGGCGCGGAACGCATCGCACCGCGCAGACTGTAGCGGCATCGTTGCCAAAGCCTGCCGTGCCATCTAGACTGAAATCACCGGCAGTTTTTCCGCTCCGAGGGACCTGTTTCCGTCAACATGGGCCGTGTTTGGCAGACAATCCGCAGCTTTATCCTGTGGGAGTATGCGCGCGGAAGCTGGCAGTACGACGTGATGGTGACGCTGATCGTCCTGTTCGTGCTGTTTTCGCCGTACTGGATCAACTTCAACGACAAACCGGTGGAGCGCGCCCCGCATCCAAGTGAGGTGACCGTCCGGCCCGACGGGCAGGGCGGTTTTGTGTATCGGGTGGAGGCGGCCGCCGTTCCGCATGGCGATGCCAAGGCGGTGGAGGCCGGGCTGCTCCGGGTGATCGAGCCGATGGCCGGCGAAGTCACTATCGTGCGGTACGTACCCGTGAGGGACGCCAGTGGCAAGGTGACGGCTTACGATGCGTGGGTGCAAAGGCAGTAGAAGAGAAGGGAATCCCCGATGATTCGCTTTCCAATTACAGCCATTGCTCTGGTGATGGCGCTGGCGGCCCAGGTAGCGGCTGGGCCCGCGCCGCCTTCCGAACTGGAGGCGGTGCTGGATCGCATGGACGCGGCCGCGGCATCGT
This genomic interval carries:
- the serS gene encoding serine--tRNA ligase; this translates as MLDLAFVRENLALVEEKLRQRGLDPAALLGDFHALDAERRRLITEAETLQAERNRKSEEIARLKREKQDAAALIAETKVLRERAEEKQKRAEEKETALRALLASIPNLPHVSVPVGSGPEQNREERRWGAPPKFDFAPRPHWELGEQLGILDLPRAAKLSGARFAVYWDVGARLERALANFMLDVHTREHGYTEVLPPFLVNSDSLYGTGQLPKFAGDLFKCENADLWLVPTAEVPVTNLYRDEVLEAAQLPLSLTAYTPCFRSEAGSYGKDVRGIIRQHQFQKVELVKFAHPEKSYDELEKLTRDAATVLEKLGLHYRVVTLSTGDMGFAAAKTYDIEVWLAGQQVFREISSCSNFEAFQARRANIRFRREGKGKSEFVHTLNGSGLAIGRTWVALIEHYQQADGSVMIPEALRPYVGAERIAPRRL